The segment TGTTATCAGATCTACTTGTACagttacagaaaagttgtactcATCATCCGTTTCAGGCTTTCAGCACCAGCAACAACGTGTGCATGCATAGGGGAACCTGTGCCCAAATTTCAACTGGATTCAATAGACTAACCAGGTGTCCTGTTACCACTTGTTACAGCCTAAGGAAAATCAGTATCGCCGGATGTCCTTTGGCGGTTTGAAGATAATGGCATGGGTTTCGGTTAAAATCCTTTTTCCACATCTTTATAATTTTATTCATCTGTCTGGCAAGTCACGAGCCTAAATCCACCGACCTCGTAAGAGAGAGCAGGAATACATGCCTCACTTTCCAATGATCCTGAAATTGGAGATAGTTGTGGTAAGCATGACTATTAGATAGTTAGAACTCATGGTGAAAAATTCAGTAAGGACTTATTTAAACAAGTTATAGCCACTGCTACTAGCATTTCTGAAACACTGATGTTCTCAACACTCATAACAGAAATATTGTAGGGCGAAAAAAAAACAGGTGTTCTGCTTGCTGCTGCTTATCCTATTACAATCAATGCATGACgatgaaaagtaatacttacCCGGCGCAGGACTATAGTCTGGTCTTGTTGAAAGTTATATATGGCCACTGTTCCAGTCCCAAAATCACAGGCTTCCATTATCGCCTACacaaaaacaaaaaggaaaaaggtcaAATACTAAGAAGAAATTAAAACTGCACAAGCAGTTCTTTTTTTTGCGACTGTACAAGCAGATTTGCTGATAAAAAGTCGATAATCAGTCTTGTTGCGTAATGTTGACTATGGGAAATAACGAGATGACAAAGGCAATGCACGGTACTGGTCGTGGCTGTGGACGCCGGCCGGGATCACCGGACCCAGATCGGCGTGGAGTGGAATTGAAGGGGGATCCGCCGCCGTCTGGTGGACAATCTCATCTCATCTCCATGGGCGACGAGGGAAGCAGCTCGTATGCAGGGAACGATTTGACGATTGATTGTCGATCGGTGCCGCGCGAATGAGGATGGCGGCGGCCGCGCGCGGTCCGATGATGCATGGCAGCCGAGGCAGGCACGCGCGCGCCGGCCGGCGTGGAACCGCGGGTGATATGGCGATCGGCGTGGGCGTCGTTTAATTTGCATCGATCAGGGTGCGATCGCCTGACTGGCGGACGAGGAGGGAGCGTTCCGGCCGAGCAGTAGGCGTTCTGGCGTGGCGTCCATCGAGGACGATCCGGATTATTGATTGTttccttgcatgcatgcatgcaagagCCAATAATCAGGCAGCAGGTGATCGATTTGTTTTTCGTTCCATTTATTCCATGCACTATATAGGGTTCGTTGCATGCACGATCGAGCTAGTTATTCCGGCCCTAAAAAAATTCAtcaatcccatcgaatctttaacacATGtacgaagcattaaatataaataaaaaataaactaattacatagtttggttgaaaatcgtgagacgaattttttaagcctagttagtccataattagccttaagtgctacagtaactcatatgtgctaatgatagattaattatgcttaataaatttgtcttgcggtttacagatgagctatgtaatttttttttattaaaccTCTTCCAACATCATTTCGACACATccaatgtgacacctaaaaaattttcatctttaAACAGTGCCTCAGGTGATCGTTTTTtccacttcctataccattaCCATGCGGTCAGGAATAATCGCCGGGGCGGGCGGGGGCGATATTGTTATTTTTTAGCTAGTTGTTGTAGAAAgaagagatatatataaagCACGAGGCCCCGGCCCCGCCGCCCTCCTCCATCCAGCACCCCGCCCAAGCCCAAGTCAGTTGCGCGGTACGGTGCTCTCGTGGGGTGGGTGGGCAGGAGCAGCCAGCAGGCGGCCGGAGAGGAGGCAGGGAGGAACAAGTATCCTCCGGCAGGCCGGCGGTTAGTTGGAGTTGGTTATGGCCCCGAGGCGCCAGCGCGAGGCCTCCGCTCCTCGGCAGGCTGCGAACGCAGGTGCGTCTACAGAATTCGTCCAATCGGGTTGCATTGGCTGCGATCGGGGAGGATCGCGCGCGTCGCTGCTAGCTAGATAGGGTGCATTTGAGGTCGATTTCATACGGCATCCCTGCGTTGCTGCGAGATGCCAATGCCGTCCGTGGTTCGACTTCGATCTCACTCGAAATCTTTAATTTTGGATCCATTGCTCGCTCCGCTTGTTCAGGTCGTAGGAATCTGACGGGCGCCGCGGCCGCTCGTTTAGGTCCGAGGAATCattcggccgccgccgccgcgaccggCCGACGACCGCACGCTAGGAATCGGCGTTCGGTGGGCGACATCGGCAACCACGGGTATGCCCCCTGTCGTTGATGGGTTGGAAACAAGAACTGTCACATCCTTTATTTTTAGGGTATTGGAGTTGGAgctgcttcttcttcatctgtttTCTCTGAAACATATGTCGTCTTCACCGTCACAGGGAGGCCaatcgccgccaccgccgcctcaACAGGTACCTCAGCGCCCAGCCCAACGCTGCCGCGGCAGACGAGGTATCCCTCTCCACTAGCGTGATTAATTTTGCCTCGGACTGAAACATGCTGTTTATCTATCTAATCTAATGATCGATCTAATTAATCCCAGTTTTCGTCTCTGCAGAATACCATAGCTCCTGCAGAGACGGGCACCATATTAGATGACCTCATGAAGGCTGGGGATGTAGCTGAAGCTGTAGCTATGCTACGGAGGGAAGCCAATCAGTTAAAGGAGATACATGAAGAAATCAATCGAGATTTGCAAAGGTACTTTCGCGACTACCTCGCTGCTTCGTGTATTCTTGTTGGTGGGTACTGATATGTTCATTTGCacggggaaaaaaaaagaacacgCCTTGTTTCATCTCCAGAAAGGTCCCCATGGTGTTGCTGCATGCCGGCATGTGCATGAACACATTTGTAGAGAGCAAGCTTTTGTACTTTGGCTAGTCTTACAAACTCTTAGGATCCACTTCATAGCAGCCCTCTATCTAATAATCAATAGGTTTATCTCTTTGGATCCACTGCTGCTAATTTTTAGTGCTAATgaatccaaacaggcccttggTCTTTACTTTACCAACTCAAGTCTATTTAGAAGTGatgtatgtttatattttgCTACATAGCATCCAAATTTTAACTCTTTAACTATACTCAATCTCACATTGAGTTCCTTGTCTTTGTGATGAACAGGCTAGCTGCCAATGCTAACCGGCTTCAGAATGATATAGAGGAGCTTCGAAGTGAGAAGGCTTGGGAAGAAGCTCAAGTCCAAAAGCTGATGGAGGAGCTTGAGAGTGAGAAAGCCCAGAAAGAAGCTGAGGTCCAAAAGGTGATGGAGGAGAATGTGAGGCTAAGCGCAATGCTTGACAAGAAGGAGGCACAGCTCCAGGCCATGAGTGAGCAGTGCAAGTTCATGGCGCTGAATCACAACTAGCAGGCGAAGAGCCTGAGGCAGCTTTCCTCGCCCTAACGATGCAGTGATGAACCTTACAAATTACTGTTACATTCAAGGTTCATATGTAGGTGGATATTTTAATAAATTTGCCATGGACATTCTGGCACCAGTTTGGCAAAAGTCCAAATTCAGAGGTGGGGCAGCAAATTTTAGCTCGTCTAGCTAAACAGAAATTTCACATTACAAGATGAGTAAGGGTCGATTTTTACcctttttttttgcgagcacATTATTTAGATCTTTAGTTCAACACCCCGGAGAATCATTCGAGAATGCGGAACACAGCTGGATGAGTCAATCTAAACTTCTTAGCTTTAGTTAAAGGAGAAACATTTACACAAACGACAACATGCAGGCAATAATTCTGCTTGCTTTAAACAATGGTAAAAGTTCTATCCTATCCcagtacaaaaacaatcacaAATTTACAGGCTCCTATGTACAACCCGAAAAATGGCTGATGAAATCTCCTCACCCAAAACTGCCAGATTGCTGGCACTATTAAGATTTACACCTCACATAGATTTACACCTCGCATGTTCGGTTTTTTATGTTTATCAGTTTCTTCAATAGCAGAAGCGTACGAAAATGTATCATCATACTGGGGCTGGTGAACTTTGCAGAGCTGCGAAGTAGTCCTCTTCAACATTCTTTAGCAGATTGTCGCTGCTTAAGCTGATACACCATGATATAGACCCTTTGTCCAAAGGCCAAGGCAACAAAGCTGGAATTAACACAAAATTTTGCTCAGTTCAAGCTTTGTcatcataaatatatattttttcacgAATGAGCAGGAGAGCTGcacatcatcattatcattatattaagaacatAAACGAGTCTAAGGAGACTCATGCATGGCCCCTAGAGTAGGAAACAATACAATTTTgccaataaaaaaacaaataaacCACCAGCGACCTAACCACAAAATCTAGTCATCGCAAATTTATTATATTACTGCCAGAATATGCCAGATAGACAGTTTCTGGAAGTTTCATAttcacacaaaaaaaaacaagccATCAGTCCAAATGAGCTTTTGGTCAGAAAAGTAATGAAATACTTTTACAAATGTCAAGGCACATGAATGCTAACTTAAGGCTATCACCAATTAAGTGATAATTTGATAACACTATTAACTGATAAAGCAATAGCTTGGCAATTTTTGTAGCCACATAAAGTGTTGAATCCTCATAGAAAAGCCTGACTGTTTCTTCCATAAAATTGGAGCATTAGGAGTTATCGACAAAAAAGGGGAATAACGATTCAGCAGAGTATGGTGTATTTTTGCTATAGGAAAATTACACATATATGTAAAAACAGCAAATTGAGCTAAATGACTATACCTGCAGAATTGTTGGCTCCCTCCTCTGCTGTGTGCAACAAAATCGTCCCAGAAAGGATGGTTATGAGGCCACATAATTCAGAAGCAATACTACTGAAACTTTGACCAGCCCAGTCCTGCATTTCATAGTTTCGTGTAATAAGCCCAATAAGTCCAACACACTGCTTAATTAACAAACCAAGTAGGACTAGTTTCTACCTTAAACATAATTCCACTCGCCACTATTGTAAGGGTAGTAAACATTACATAATAAATAGGAGAAACAATAGCCAGATTAAAGGTATCCAATGCCTGCAAAAATAGAAGAAAGTAAGCATAACCCAAAAACTGAGATGTACGCTGCAACGGTAGGAAATGTACTAAAACAATTTAATATGCAAGTTTTCTTGATAACTTGTAGTGGATACTTAAAATATGCTTGTAGCTTGTTGCAGAATACTccttccattccaaattataagttgcttTGAGTTTTTGGTATATCCATTTtgctatgcatctagatataaTAATATGTTTAGATACACAGCAAAATGGGATGAACCAAAAATGTAAaaccgacttataatttggaacggaggcaGTAACAAAACTTTTCTCACAAATACAAGCTCTAGGTGCAATCGAGCAAAATACAGACAATTGCAACCATAAGAAAAAGCCATAAAAAAATACAGACAATTGCAACCATAAGAAAATACATTCATAGGTGAAGCAACAGagtaaaagaagaagaagacaagcATACTGCATACCTTGTTGAGATAATTTATTTGAGAAACCCCACAGACAATTGCAACCATAAGAAAAAGCCATGTGTATGGATAAGTAGCCTGATTCACTCCATCCAACGTAAGCTTTATGGCAACACCAATGGCTTTGATGCTAACGACCTACAAAATCAGGAAAGCTCAGTAACTTAATATTCCTACAGTTAATCTGTCTGCCACTCAAAGCACACTTACCGTTAGTGATCCCATTGAAGAGCAGATACCCAGATATATCAGGATGTTAGTCTGGCCGTATCGAGGTTCAAAGAAGAGTACAAGTGTTCCCACGAGTAACAATGTTGTCAGTGCATATGCTAGAAATCCTGCCAATGATCGACAGCCCCACGATGGAGACATTCTGTGAGAACTGCAGCTCCAACAAACTGTTATGCGCACAACTGGGTGCAACGACTCACCTGGTTGGGTAGCTAGGTTCCAGATTTCTTTGACAGAGTTAGGCATATGCTCTTCGGGAGCAtgcacaacaacaacaactgagCCTACTATGCACGATACACATCCAAGTACTCCGAGCTTCTCAAGCCGCTCCTTGAGCACAAAGTGCGCCAACACTGAACTGCCCAATTCCAAAAAAGCTCAATGTCAAGCAAAGAAGATCGCAGGACCGCATATGTGAGTGGTGCCAGCTTGTGGTATGGTCTGAGAATTCACCTCACAATTATGCTTAACGCTCCAAGTGGAGTCACGAGTACAGCTGGTGCAAATATGTAAGCAATGAAGTTTGCGACCTCCCCAAGCAGCACTTGTGAAGATCAACACTAGGCAAATTCAGTTGGGGATGCCAAAGTTTAAATTGAGAGTAAATATTACGTGGAGCGCGCGGCATACTTGTGGTCATTCCGGCCCACCACAGTGGCTCGGAGAGGTAAGTGTATCCTCCACCACCTGTAGTGCAAAACAGAAATGGACCCGATAAGCTTAAATCAGAGGACTATTGGGCATGACGCATGAGCAGAGCATGTTTTTTTTATGGAATCTCTGATAGACCTTATAACAGATTGACGAAAAAAGAAGACATAGTTGATGAAGTTGAACACAACAATACTAGATGAAAATTAACAGAGCAACCAAATTGGCCCCCATCTTGGAAACCGAAGCAGCCCGCGAGCTTGGATCACATGTATTATCTATCTAGAAGACAGCGACAAGACGATGAGGACCGAACCGCTCATGACGCGCACAGGTTTCTGACTTTGGCTAGCGACGGCACAGGATTGTCAAGATCTAGAATCACAAGACATCAGCCAGGTCCAATCACTGCAGACAAGGCGTCAAATCACGCACCGGCAGGGCACCGGCACGGCAGTGGTCGGAGCCTCGGATCAGTGGATGGAACGAATGCGGGTTCAGATTCAGAACGAACGGCCTCCCGAGGCCGAGGCAGGAGCAGATCAGGTCAGACGACTCAAGAGGCTGCCCAGGGTAGGATGGGATCCTAAGACGCGCGTGGAGAAGAGGAAGACGGGTCGACGCTAGGCGCGGCAACGCGGCGGTGAGGTGGATGAGGGGGTGCGGTGCCGTACCTGCGCGGGCGCCGCACTTGGCAGCGCGCAGGAGGCCGATCTTCTTGAGGATGAAGCTGGCGCCGATGAAGACGCTGGAGGCGACGGCGAGCGCCAGGCCCTTGGTGTTGTCGGACACCGCCTCCTCCATCGCCATGGCTTCCTAGCTGTGCTGTGTGGTGGCCTGGTGGTGGATGCCGCCAAATGGCGTCCCCCGAGCCCAATCCCTGCCTCCTCTGCCGCCCCGCTTCGAATCGAAGCCAGGAAATTTGAATCGGGGAGGAGGGAACCGGGACAAGGGCTCCTTGGTggggggccggccggccggcgcagcgcagcgcaggctgtccacgcctccacgctcctcctcctcgtctgaTTTGTCGTtgggtcctcctcctcctcctcctcctcgtgcgtGCTCGCGTGCGGCGTTACTATTCTCCCGGCTCCCTCACGCTCCGACGGCTGCCGGCGGGCCGTCCGTTGATTGGGTGCCTGCCTGGTTGGCGCGGGGCTCCTTCCGCGATGGGGGGGGGAGGGAGGACGGAGGAGGCCAATAGGCGCGCACAGCCGGGCCCCACCAGGCCACCACACACGTCCACACCTTGTACTACAGGGCCACGGTGCCAGGGTGGACGAATGCGATGGTGGGACCGAGATGTCAGCCCGTGGAATGCACTGACGGGAGCAGATCTGGTTTGGGCTTGTGGTGCGCGCCGGCGCGGTCTTGCGAAATGGCAATTGGCAATGGTCACATTGTACCATTCAAATTTACAGTTTGTCTCTTCGAAGACGTGAGAGCAAAATACTAGTAGTTATTATGTTCACTTTCCCAataagactacaacaagatccGAACAATATTTAGGTACTCAAATGAGCATTTTAAAAGTTTAGAGAGTAGAATAACATAACGGCAAGTTTAGAGATTGATGATGAACTTCACTCTAATAAAAATAACATTATCCAAAACGAATATAGAACTGGTATTACTCCATCCGCTAAAAAAATCGATTCTAAAAGTTAAACTTTCttaattttaaataaaatgaaatcagtatctgtattttcaaacaCTTTTAggataaaataaattttatattAATTTAACTATACTCATtcaatattataaatattaatagttTACATATAAATTCAATGAAAGTAGAATTTGTTTGACTCTTCAAAAAGTTGTATTTTCTTATTGAGGAAGTACACATTGTGTGGCTCGGTAATaactgttatatatatatagtaacaTATAAAAGGATAAATCATAAAACAAAACCTCGAAACATGTTTGGGTGGATCAGGTGCTGTTGGGAGCAGGAGGCTCTcgtgaaaaaagaaaaaaaaaagagcatcaCGATTCCCAACGCCGGAGTGGGTTTCTGGGATCGTGTTCCTCGACCCGGCGAAGCCGAAGCCACTTGGCCACTTGGGCGGAAGAAagctgccttttttttttttcttcttttgttgGTCGCGTTGTCGCGGTGGATCCAAATGGCACCATGATGCTCCTCTGCTGCTTCTCTTCTTGTGTTCTCGGCATATATTCGGAAGATGTACCACTGCCCCCTTTGACCTTGGCCAGACAAACCTCCCCGTCTCCGGTCACGCAACGACTacgaaaaaattaaaaaaaaaaactagcatGAGCATCTTCTTCCGATAAAAAAAAGGTGTGATTCACGTTTTTTAAGAGTCATCAGATCAAGCCAAACATTCTTAAAAGTAATATGAAACAAATATAATGAAATATGCTATTTTTTTAGACTTCGTTaaacttattttttttttatttggttcAATTCTAGAACTAGTAGTACGCTACTTTCtcttaggtcagtctcaatgcatgtttcatgggagtgtcatgcacattaaatagggtgccacataagcaaaattgctgacttggtagggtcattaaatgaaggaatttcatcagatgagagaggagtttcatcctcatgaaactcacgtggctcggttacctagtttatagtcttggtaactgtaccatgaaactatgcattgagactggccttagaagGAGGAGTATTGTCACGTTAACTGTTAGGCGAGTTTCGGTGGGGGTTTCATCACGATGTCAtgtacatttattagagcgtcatgtcaccaaaactgcactttttgcatgaaacgaagagaagagagaaggaagtagtttcaccatggtgaaaccccgCGGGTGTTGTTTCtcacgcggtgaaacgggatgaaatcccaCTGggggctaaatcgtttcaccatcttgcatgtgatccaatcattttgcagtaattaaatgctttgcccagttTAGAAaacgtcaaggtgaaactcatgcattgtgatggttgtttcattattcgtttcatCGATGCCCTATTAGcgaatttgttttggaaacagtgcattaaAACAGACCACTGACACcgaccttagagcatctccaagggcctCTCCAAATCAGTTTTGCATTTGGTAATTTGCAAAAAACCACAAAAAGGGggctccaatggttttgcaaatgAGTTTTGCATTTGTGCAAACTTTGCAAATCTTCCTCACAACTTGGCATTTATACAGAGGACTCTGGGTTTGGCAAAATAGAGTATGCCAAGTCAGTTTTGCAAAGGCCCTTGGAATAGACATTTTTTTAGGTTTTGCATTTTGTTTTGAGACTTTGCAAATAACCTCAAATACAAAACTGATTTGGAGaggcccttggagatgctcttagcatCATTACTGTGAGTTTTGAAAACTCTGTAAAAAGGACTATCATCCTCGGCGTGACGCGTGTGCAGGCGTGCATAAGCCACCAAACGGTTCCACATGCGTGCGTCGCCACCGTCCGAGACCTGAACCTTTCAAATATGGAGTTAGCTAGCTAATTTGAAAGGAAGCTTCATTCTCATCCAGTCTGTTTGCCGGCGTCCTCGCATGAGCCGTCGATGTCCAAACGGCGAAGCAAACGAGTAGTAGAGCAGTGCTTTCAAAAGCAAAAACACCGGCCCGATTGATTAGTAGTGGAGATACAGCATGGTCACGTTGCATCATATATATTGTTGCTTGTGCGTGTGCCACAGCGGTCTGGATCACCTACATACACACGACGATGACACGGCCCCGGATCGGACGTCGTTGACTAACTACAGTAAACCGTGTCAtcataaaaaagaaaagaagaattaGGTACTGTTTAGAGTCCACGGTTTAAAGTTTAGTCACTAAAGTTCGGACCAGCCATTTCCAAACAAGCAGCCGGCTAAAGTTTATCTAACCTTATAGAACAATACAAGTGAAATAAAGTGGTCTAAATTTTTAGTCCTCAATAACTTTAGCCAACTAAAATTTATACCTTGGGATCAAAACAAAACCTCAATCTAGGTATTCCTTCATTTGTTTTCAATTATATGTTATATTAGTCTTGTACTAGTCAAACATTTCTATTGTTTTTACTTATtagttttgaaaacttatacTCCCACCAGACCTGTAAAAATAGTCATTTAGGACAACGACATGGTCTCCAAAACATAACTTtgatttattgtttttataaaaatattttttaaaaagtagtatatgtatatttttataaaagtattgttcaagacaaatctattcatatggttttcacatttccaaattcaacaacttaaaaattATTCATGATTTTATATTCTCGATGTTTGATTCAAACTTTGTCCAAGACGAAATTCTTTATAGGTAGGGAGGGAGTATAAGTTAACAATGTCATGGTTTATGTCTTTTAAATAAATCCGCAATGACAAACACTCTTAATGATATATGTAATTCACATGCTGTAAAACTATATTAATTTTCTTTAAATAAATGATCAAAGATAAAAGTGCTTGATTTAGAACAAAAGCAATACGTCACGTAATTCAAAATAGAGAATAGTACTGGCTATCACATTGCATTAAGTTGGTTGATCCGCCCATCGCAAGTGATCGCATATTTTTTCGAACGCGCAAATTTGACCGTATTTCATTGAGAGGAGAAAGTGATcgcaatttatatatataggcGGGTATAATTATATTCAAGCAAACTAAACTCGTGCTGCCGTGCACAACTGGCACgcacggtcgtggtcgctggaTATCGTTTATCCTATCCCATCGGGTTGCATTGCATGATCatggaagtttcttttcttaaaaaaataagTGTGTCAGGGAATTCAATTCGTTCAGTTCAACT is part of the Sorghum bicolor cultivar BTx623 chromosome 10, Sorghum_bicolor_NCBIv3, whole genome shotgun sequence genome and harbors:
- the LOC110430953 gene encoding uncharacterized protein LOC110430953 isoform X1; translation: MAPRRQREASAPRQAANAGRRNLTGAAAARLGPRNHSAAAAATGRRPHARNRRSVGDIGNHGEANRRHRRLNRYLSAQPNAAAADEFSSLQNTIAPAETGTILDDLMKAGDVAEAVAMLRREANQLKEIHEEINRDLQRLAANANRLQNDIEELRSEKAWEEAQVQKLMEELESEKAQKEAEVQKVMEENVRLSAMLDKKEAQLQAMSEQCKFMALNHN
- the LOC8064994 gene encoding probable magnesium transporter NIPA6, which gives rise to MAMEEAVSDNTKGLALAVASSVFIGASFILKKIGLLRAAKCGARAGGGGYTYLSEPLWWAGMTTMLLGEVANFIAYIFAPAVLVTPLGALSIIVSSVLAHFVLKERLEKLGVLGCVSCIVGSVVVVVHAPEEHMPNSVKEIWNLATQPGFLAYALTTLLLVGTLVLFFEPRYGQTNILIYLGICSSMGSLTVVSIKAIGVAIKLTLDGVNQATYPYTWLFLMVAIVCGVSQINYLNKALDTFNLAIVSPIYYVMFTTLTIVASGIMFKDWAGQSFSSIASELCGLITILSGTILLHTAEEGANNSAALLPWPLDKGSISWCISLSSDNLLKNVEEDYFAALQSSPAPV
- the LOC110430953 gene encoding uncharacterized protein LOC110430953 isoform X2, with product MAPRRQREASAPRQAANAGRRNLTGAAAARLGPRNHSAAAAATGRRPHARNRRSVGDIGNHGEANRRHRRLNRYLSAQPNAAAADENTIAPAETGTILDDLMKAGDVAEAVAMLRREANQLKEIHEEINRDLQRLAANANRLQNDIEELRSEKAWEEAQVQKLMEELESEKAQKEAEVQKVMEENVRLSAMLDKKEAQLQAMSEQCKFMALNHN